The Primulina tabacum isolate GXHZ01 chromosome 16, ASM2559414v2, whole genome shotgun sequence genome window below encodes:
- the LOC142529395 gene encoding protein RDM1-like encodes MKEPSPSNDQVDILFDDSSSFTRVENDSIQSIAVGGPVIELTHEEMQFRLAKGYQEYMKMIPIPVKRGTTIPYTSWMGLGNSIEQIYGQPLHYLTYLHLKQLDKERIGAKDENVPLDMIIHPCKAEASIWIIEEIHRHTSSPHHLAKLWENDPSHHALIDAIFPKL; translated from the exons ATGAAGGAGCCGTCGCCTTCAAATGATCAGGTTGATATTTTATtcgatgattcttcttcattcACTCGTGTAGAAAATGACAGTATTCAATCAATTGCTGTTGGTGGACCTGTTATCGAATTAACTCACGAAG AAATGCAATTCAGACTTGCAAAAGGTTACCAAGAATACATGAAGATGATCCCCATACCAGTTAAGCGTGGCACCACTATTCCTTATACCTCATGGATGGGGTTAGGCAACTCTATCGAGCAGATATATGGGCAGCCTCTGCACTACCTGACTTATCTTCATCTAAAGCAGTTGGACAAAGAGAGGATTGGAGCCAAGGATGAGAATGTTCCCTTGGATATGATTATCCATCCTTGTAAAGCTGAGGCCAGTATCTGGATCATTGAAGAGATTCACCGCCATACTTCTTCTCCGCATCATCTGGCAAAACTGTGGGAAAATGATCCCAGTCATCATGCTCTAATTGATGCCATTTTCCCAAAGCTCTGA